acctttttacttttttcccttttttttactctcaattaaaaaaaattaaatgtaattGTACTATGTGATCCAAATCctcaaaatttaaaacctcTCTATTTCcaatattaaaaagtaaataaacaaaagaaaaattaaataaaattaaaattcaccTCCCAGCCCAAACCAAACAGCAAACATGTTTTAGTATTTATTCGGGAATTACTTCAAACTCGAAAACCAAATACCCAATAGCCCCAACGGCTACAACACATCACCGCCCTGCTTCCTCAACTTCAAATTTGCTAATCCGAATCCGAATCCAACTCGAATTCCTTGAATTTCAAGGcaatcttaattaaaaatatagtcTCTTTTACAATCACAACATAATAATACTTCTTAGAGTTtctgaaattataaaaaagttgttaaaacgTACTACTTCTATCTGGAGAATTAAAGGTTGTGTTCTTGGAAGAGATCAAACCGGAGACTCTTGTAACCATTATCAACAATCTCACTACACGTTTTCTTGTGACAATGACAGAGACAAAGGTTTTAAGGTTTCGGCTTTCCAAGCCAGAAACAGAAACCACACCAATGGCTATGGGTATGACTTTTCTTGATCATCAATATTCCAAGGTACCCATCATCAATGACAGTAAAGTTGGTGTCTTTGGAAAAGATTCTGGGGTTCCAAGCAGAAAGAGGCTGATAATCAAGTTTCGTATTTCTAATACTAAGGCTTTGAAGAACAATCATCAAGATTCCAAGCCCATCAACAAAAGCTCTGGTTATCGTGAGAGGGTTAGGAAACTGCTGACAGAATCTTTTTCCAGAGTTTCTTCTGAAACTGACGAGAGAATATCACCATCAATAGACCCAGTTCAAGTGGCTGCTACAGTAGAGTCTGTTATGTTTGAAAGGATTGGGTGGTCTAATCCCATCAAGAAGACAAAGTATCAGTCAATATTGTTCAATCTGAAGGACCCAAAGAACCCAGATTTGAGGAGAAAGGTGCTTCTTGGAGAGATCAAGCCGGAGAGTCTTGTAACCATGAGTGCCGAGGAGATGGCCAGTCACAAGAGGCAGAGTGAGAACATTCAGATACAGTTGAAAAGGTTGAAAAGATGTGTGCATGATGCTGATGAGGAAGAAAAGGCCACCACTGACATGTTCCAGTGTAGCCGGTGTCGCGAGCGCAAGTGTACTTATTATCAAATGCAGACCCGGAGTGCCGATGAACCCATGACAACATATGTAACTTGTGTCAAATGCAACAAACGCTGGAAGGTCTAACTTTCTTAGGCCTCTGGAATTAATAGATTCTGAGGAACGCTACTGTTGGAAAAAGATTATTTGTCTAGGAATAGGAATTAGCTCCATTATTTGTTCACAATGATTGGTGATATGCTTATGTACCTACGTTTTTAGTCTTATAtgttaatattttctttctcatatataaagttttcttttttattttctcttctgaTATGGtgttctaaatttctaattaaactgttcggatttttatttttctggttAATTAGTTTCTCTTTGGTATTTCATAGGGTTCAGCACTATGATTCATCATATTAGTATATCAATCAATATCACATTTTGTATCTGAACCTTACAAACATACATATGGTACTTtaaattaaccaaaaatttgtatttattaaataaaatataacattaatGGAAGCCTACCCATTTGACTTCAATACCAAAGGGAGGCGCAAAAGTGAAACTAGTATTGACAACTCTGCCAAATAGCCTACCTaagattttagttttaaacatcTGATTGTCAAAGTACATCAAGGACAGAGGTAAAAGGCACTATTATTCTTATACATGGAAAAGAGAATCTGATTtgaatcaaatatatttgtgtcATGATGCATTAATATTACAACAATGACCATAAAATTAAATATGGTCTAAAAGCTGccaaaacatcaaaattttagttatggAGCTTACAGAAACAAAATCTCCTAACCAAAACCTGGGAGGACATGAGTGTATCAGTTAACTAgatatacattttaatttttcttagcATCTTTCACACATTTGTTGTCAAGCAGTGCAACTGAAAGACCCATCTCCACGTGATTTATATACATCCAAAAGAAACTTGTCTGTGAAACAAATTAATCTACACCAATTTATGCTaagaattttcacaaaaattaaaataatttcatcaATGACCCTCAGGCTTCTCTTCAAAGCGCTTAGATGTTGCCTCAAAACGAGCTGTAAATCCTACTGTTGTAGGCCTTAATGATCTCTGCCGTACCATATCACAGTA
The Quercus lobata isolate SW786 chromosome 10, ValleyOak3.0 Primary Assembly, whole genome shotgun sequence DNA segment above includes these coding regions:
- the LOC115964517 gene encoding transcription elongation factor TFIIS-like, yielding MTETKVLRFRLSKPETETTPMAMGMTFLDHQYSKVPIINDSKVGVFGKDSGVPSRKRLIIKFRISNTKALKNNHQDSKPINKSSGYRERVRKLLTESFSRVSSETDERISPSIDPVQVAATVESVMFERIGWSNPIKKTKYQSILFNLKDPKNPDLRRKVLLGEIKPESLVTMSAEEMASHKRQSENIQIQLKRLKRCVHDADEEEKATTDMFQCSRCRERKCTYYQMQTRSADEPMTTYVTCVKCNKRWKV